The genomic segment ATAATGCAGTTTATACAGATACGCTTGGTTCGGGGCAAAATTTGCTCGGTAAGGCGACAATCAAATACCGTGATGCTAGCAAAAAAGTTACATCGACAACAGAACAGCCAATTTCACTCGATAAAAGTCGTAATTTCCAACTGACAATCGGGACACTGTCCAATCAATCGGTTGTCATTACGTATGATAGTAAAATTATTGATAAACAAAAAAGTTATACCAATAAAGCGACAATTACCGGAGATAATTTGGAAGCCGTTTCGCGAAATGCCAGTGTGATTAACTACGAAAGCGGCGGGCAAGGGGTTGGAACTACTCCACCACCAGTGACAGAGGAACCACCTTTTATCCCAGCAGAAAAACAGCCAATTGAAAAAATAGTAGAAACAGATTTCGGACCACTTGAAATAGTGAAAGATTCGGAACAAGATGGCAAAATCACCGTCATTTACAAAGTGAAAAGTGGTGACACATTGCCAGGAGTCGCAAAAAAATTCGATGTGACAGTGGAGGGAATTAAGGACTGGAACAAACTGGAGTCAGGTAACTTACAAACTGGACAAAAATTACAATTAACCATCGAAAAAACATTATTAACTAACATTACTACGCCAGCAACACCAAAAGTAACAAGTACGACCACGGTTGGAAATGTAGTCGAAGTGGAAGCAGTTGGAACATTACCTCACACCGGTGATTCTAACCCATTACTGGCATTTCTATCTGGGCTAAGCTTAGTTTTCTTTGGATTTACATCTATATACAAAAAATAAAAAAGCGGT from the Listeria seeligeri serovar 1/2b str. SLCC3954 genome contains:
- a CDS encoding collagen binding domain-containing protein gives rise to the protein MNKKWLVFAIIFLLTTIFFIPKAEAATDYGSKFFTNVALQNQNGENTSNFKENSKVRVAYDFVITEPVVSGETMTLTIPEQLKLINFGGFPVNDAEGNTIAEATVNPTTGTITLTFTDYVNSHTDLSGSLFYNASFNSKNIQTDQVNPIVFPVENTTQTENVYISKVSTGGGTGSPTVVFKQGRMDDKDHSTIHWTVTLNNALLPIDNAVYTDTLGSGQNLLGKATIKYRDASKKVTSTTEQPISLDKSRNFQLTIGTLSNQSVVITYDSKIIDKQKSYTNKATITGDNLEAVSRNASVINYESGGQGVGTTPPPVTEEPPFIPAEKQPIEKIVETDFGPLEIVKDSEQDGKITVIYKVKSGDTLPGVAKKFDVTVEGIKDWNKLESGNLQTGQKLQLTIEKTLLTNITTPATPKVTSTTTVGNVVEVEAVGTLPHTGDSNPLLAFLSGLSLVFFGFTSIYKK